Proteins from a genomic interval of Spirochaetota bacterium:
- a CDS encoding molybdopterin molybdotransferase MoeA, translated as MKVSKIVVTVEEATDIILNSIIQLKGERVSILDATKRVLFEDIISSINIPLLDNSAMDGYAIIAADTIGSNRERPVKLPVLGEVQAGGDHQGIRISSGSVIRIMTGAPIPKSADAVVQFEDTCEEDGIVSIYREVKKGENIRLAGEDIRKGGLILQSGHLLRSADIGILASLNYQEVMLYRRPEVAIISTGDEIVDIGEVLHPGQIRNSNSYTLYSEIKRYNTIPHYLGIARDDIDETKEKLNQAFKYDVIITTGGVSMGRYDFVKDVMIDLGVDIKFESIRMKPGKPCIFGIKGHKLFFGLPGNPVSTMISFYQFVRPAILKLMGAERINIPTVNAILEEGIRKKPDRVNFIRGHFTINDGELYVKTTGSQGSGILSSMSRANCIILLPIGIEGVHAGERVSIQLIHHEEIE; from the coding sequence ATGAAAGTAAGCAAGATAGTAGTAACAGTGGAAGAAGCAACAGATATAATTCTTAACTCAATAATACAACTTAAGGGGGAGAGGGTTTCAATCCTTGATGCTACTAAAAGAGTATTATTTGAGGATATTATATCAAGTATTAATATCCCGCTACTTGACAATTCCGCTATGGATGGATATGCGATAATAGCAGCTGATACAATTGGCTCTAATCGGGAAAGACCGGTTAAGTTGCCTGTGCTTGGAGAAGTACAGGCAGGAGGGGATCATCAAGGTATAAGGATTTCCAGTGGTTCCGTAATTAGAATTATGACAGGGGCTCCTATACCGAAGAGCGCTGATGCTGTGGTGCAATTTGAGGACACCTGTGAAGAGGATGGCATAGTAAGTATCTATAGAGAGGTTAAAAAGGGCGAAAACATAAGGCTTGCTGGCGAAGATATCAGAAAGGGTGGTCTCATCCTTCAAAGCGGCCACCTATTGAGATCAGCTGATATCGGTATATTGGCCTCCCTGAATTATCAAGAGGTAATGCTATATAGAAGACCTGAGGTTGCTATCATCTCAACTGGTGATGAAATTGTAGACATCGGAGAAGTGCTTCATCCTGGGCAGATAAGAAACAGCAACTCATATACATTATATTCAGAGATTAAAAGATATAACACAATCCCACATTACTTGGGAATTGCACGGGATGATATAGATGAAACAAAGGAAAAATTAAACCAGGCCTTTAAATATGATGTAATAATAACCACCGGTGGGGTTTCGATGGGGAGATACGACTTTGTAAAGGATGTGATGATTGATCTTGGAGTGGATATTAAATTTGAATCAATCAGGATGAAGCCAGGGAAGCCCTGCATCTTCGGAATAAAGGGTCATAAACTCTTCTTTGGTCTACCAGGTAACCCCGTCTCCACTATGATCTCCTTTTACCAGTTTGTTAGACCCGCTATTTTGAAGCTGATGGGGGCTGAAAGGATAAATATACCCACTGTCAATGCAATCCTTGAAGAGGGTATTAGGAAAAAGCCGGATAGAGTAAATTTTATCAGGGGTCATTTTACTATAAATGACGGAGAATTGTATGTAAAGACAACAGGTTCTCAAGGATCAGGCATACTAAGTTCAATGAGTAGGGCAAATTGCATCATCCTCCTCCCAATCGGCATTGAAGGGGTTCATGCTGGAGAAAGGGTATCTATTCAGCTCATTCATCACGAGGAGATAGAATGA
- a CDS encoding TIGR03084 family metal-binding protein: MEEICNDLSNEYNSLDDIVKDLDDAGWHTLTPFLEWTVRDEISHLAFFDSTARLAATDPEGFNKHIEEIMRDPKAFDKKPRGIGRNMTIEKLLEWWREERRSLLAALRPLEPKSRIPWYGPPMSAKTFATARIMETWAHGQDVVDALGIKREQTNRLYHVAHIGVRTFGFSFSNNGLEVPDASVRVELKSPDNELWTWGPEDSKNTVQGPVEDFCLVVTQRRPVSKTAIVTNGDVAAQWMSIAQAFAGLPIKDIEPG; encoded by the coding sequence ATGGAAGAGATATGTAATGATTTATCGAATGAGTATAATTCGCTAGATGACATTGTCAAAGATCTTGATGATGCGGGCTGGCACACCCTTACACCATTTTTGGAATGGACTGTTAGAGATGAGATCAGCCATTTAGCCTTTTTTGACAGCACAGCAAGGCTGGCTGCTACAGATCCTGAGGGATTTAATAAACATATTGAAGAGATAATGAGAGATCCAAAGGCCTTTGATAAGAAGCCTCGAGGTATTGGTAGGAATATGACCATAGAAAAGCTTCTGGAGTGGTGGAGGGAGGAGCGTAGAAGCCTTCTCGCAGCCCTTAGACCCCTGGAACCCAAATCGCGAATTCCATGGTATGGACCACCCATGAGTGCCAAAACCTTTGCAACAGCGCGTATTATGGAGACCTGGGCACATGGACAGGATGTTGTTGATGCCTTAGGAATAAAGCGTGAACAGACCAATCGGTTGTATCATGTAGCTCATATAGGTGTGCGTACATTTGGATTTAGTTTCTCGAATAATGGTCTTGAAGTCCCAGATGCATCGGTTCGTGTTGAGCTTAAGAGTCCAGATAACGAGCTATGGACATGGGGGCCGGAGGATAGTAAGAATACAGTTCAAGGACCTGTGGAGGATTTCTGTTTGGTTGTGACTCAACGGCGACCTGTCAGCAAAACCGCTATTGTAACCAATGGAGATGTTGCTGCACAGTGGATGTCCATTGCACAAGCCTTCGCAGGTTTGCCCATAAAGGATATTGAACCTGGATAG
- a CDS encoding (Fe-S)-binding protein: MFYQNKCTFCGECFDKCQYVTFDIDKSIEQMREIVNGNVAEIVTECITCGACNHYCPEDANPFDLINEIQERTNCLEIPEESLLMMGSASQMPSEIIKGEPNKPLISLCAVGDIIPGLFDGAIFEGMNFVKGGDYFCRIGFNHLGIESPVRDGASRFIENLSSLGHDEIIFFHDDCYALLNYKAKEYGIDIPFKFVHIIEFLRDYVKSNFEKINPINMKIAYQQPCASWCSMEKDTILDDFFSLVGATRLPRKYDKELGSCCGSPYMPRDREKGRAVRNRNIKDAKEYGAESIVYLCPICYMSMKKGASENNMRSLHLIHLAKIAIGEEIPI; this comes from the coding sequence ATGTTTTATCAAAATAAGTGTACATTTTGTGGTGAGTGTTTTGACAAATGTCAATATGTTACATTTGATATTGATAAATCTATTGAGCAAATGAGAGAGATAGTAAATGGAAATGTGGCTGAAATCGTAACAGAATGCATAACATGTGGGGCATGTAATCATTACTGTCCAGAAGATGCAAATCCTTTTGATCTCATCAATGAAATCCAGGAGAGAACCAACTGCTTAGAAATACCGGAAGAATCATTACTAATGATGGGATCTGCATCCCAAATGCCAAGCGAGATCATTAAGGGAGAACCGAATAAACCATTGATATCACTTTGTGCAGTTGGCGACATTATCCCTGGGCTATTTGACGGGGCTATTTTTGAAGGAATGAACTTTGTCAAGGGTGGTGATTACTTCTGTCGAATTGGATTCAATCATTTAGGAATAGAGAGTCCGGTAAGGGATGGCGCTTCCCGTTTTATTGAGAATCTATCTTCCCTCGGACATGATGAGATAATCTTCTTTCATGATGATTGTTATGCCTTGCTAAATTACAAGGCAAAGGAATATGGAATTGATATACCCTTTAAATTTGTTCACATTATCGAGTTTCTTCGGGATTATGTTAAATCTAATTTTGAGAAAATAAATCCAATAAATATGAAGATCGCTTATCAACAACCATGCGCTTCATGGTGTTCAATGGAAAAGGATACAATCCTGGATGATTTCTTTTCATTGGTAGGAGCGACACGCCTACCACGGAAGTATGATAAAGAACTCGGTTCCTGTTGTGGATCACCATATATGCCTAGAGATAGAGAAAAGGGAAGGGCTGTTAGGAATAGAAACATAAAAGATGCAAAAGAATATGGTGCAGAATCTATTGTATATCTATGCCCGATCTGTTATATGAGCATGAAGAAGGGGGCTTCAGAAAATAATATGCGCTCTCTTCACCTTATCCACCTTGCTAAAATAGCTATTGGAGAAGAGATTCCAATTTAA
- a CDS encoding acetoacetate--CoA ligase, which translates to MGEPIWQPSEDRIKGTNMFKFLNYINKRYDKSFVEYEDLYQWSINNITCFWRSLWDFLDIIHSKTYDDVLIDGHKMPGARWFVGSKLNFAENLLRYRDDHIALIFKGEADEPIRITYKELYDRVARLAKSMREMGIVTGDRVVGFMPNMPETIIAMLAAASIGALWSSCSPDFGIRGVLDRFGQIEPKLIFTANGYHYNGKKFDSIDKIASIIKDLPSIERVVVVPYTDSESDISSIPSAVHYRDFISKENGLDVTFEQLPFEHPLYIMYSSGTTGLPKCMVQGGGGILIHHMKELMLHTDLKREDRIFYFTTCGWMMWNWLVSSLSIGALIILFDGSPFYPNPGVLFQLAQDEKMTIFGTSAKYISALSKESIQPCSEYDLSALKALLSTGSPLTSDGFEYVYNHIKSDICLSSISGGTDLNGCFAAGNPMGPVYSGELQCRTLAMKVEAFNDMGKPVTQEKGELVCTAPFPSMPTYFWNDQNGEKYHKAYFDVYPNVWRHGDFIEITEHNGVIIYGRSDATLNPGGVRIGTAEIYRQVENFDEVTDSLVIGQNWKDDLRVILFVMLEEGIGLTDELKNKIKKTIRQNTTPRHVPAKIIKIDDIPYTINLKKVEMAVRNVIHGEEVLNRDALKNPEALELYKDLKELQED; encoded by the coding sequence ATGGGAGAACCGATTTGGCAGCCCTCTGAGGATAGAATAAAGGGTACGAATATGTTTAAATTTTTGAATTATATTAATAAGAGATATGATAAGAGTTTTGTGGAATATGAAGATTTATACCAATGGTCAATCAACAATATTACATGTTTCTGGAGATCGCTTTGGGATTTTTTAGATATAATTCATTCAAAAACCTATGATGATGTTTTGATAGATGGGCATAAGATGCCCGGAGCCAGGTGGTTTGTTGGCTCAAAATTGAATTTTGCAGAAAACCTGTTGCGATATCGGGATGACCACATTGCCCTGATATTTAAGGGAGAGGCAGATGAACCTATCAGGATAACCTATAAGGAGTTGTATGATAGGGTTGCCAGGTTGGCAAAATCGATGAGGGAGATGGGAATTGTTACAGGTGATAGGGTAGTAGGCTTTATGCCAAACATGCCTGAGACTATTATAGCTATGTTGGCAGCGGCCAGCATCGGAGCGCTCTGGTCCTCCTGTTCGCCAGATTTCGGGATCAGGGGTGTGCTTGATCGTTTTGGGCAGATAGAGCCAAAGTTAATATTTACAGCCAATGGTTATCATTATAATGGCAAGAAATTTGATTCAATAGATAAAATAGCGAGTATCATAAAGGATTTACCTTCAATCGAAAGGGTGGTAGTCGTTCCATATACTGATAGTGAATCCGACATCAGCAGCATTCCAAGCGCAGTGCATTACAGAGATTTTATTTCTAAAGAGAATGGCCTTGATGTCACGTTTGAACAGTTGCCCTTTGAACATCCATTGTATATAATGTATTCTTCTGGCACAACCGGACTTCCCAAGTGCATGGTACAGGGCGGTGGCGGCATTCTAATACATCATATGAAGGAACTGATGCTGCATACTGATCTCAAGCGAGAAGATCGAATATTCTATTTTACTACGTGCGGTTGGATGATGTGGAATTGGCTAGTGAGCAGCCTTTCTATAGGGGCTTTAATAATCCTCTTTGATGGATCTCCATTCTATCCAAATCCTGGTGTTCTATTTCAGCTTGCGCAGGATGAGAAGATGACAATATTCGGGACAAGCGCAAAATATATATCAGCTTTAAGCAAGGAGAGTATCCAGCCCTGTAGTGAGTATGATCTCAGCGCTCTCAAGGCGCTGCTATCAACAGGATCTCCACTGACATCAGATGGCTTTGAATATGTCTACAATCATATTAAAAGCGATATCTGCCTCTCCTCCATATCTGGAGGAACAGACCTTAATGGTTGCTTCGCTGCTGGTAATCCTATGGGACCTGTCTATTCCGGAGAACTGCAATGCAGAACTCTTGCAATGAAGGTTGAGGCATTCAATGATATGGGTAAGCCTGTTACTCAAGAGAAAGGGGAACTAGTTTGCACAGCTCCCTTCCCATCGATGCCGACTTATTTCTGGAATGATCAGAATGGCGAGAAGTATCATAAGGCCTATTTTGACGTCTACCCCAATGTCTGGAGACATGGCGATTTTATTGAGATAACCGAGCATAATGGCGTTATTATTTATGGTAGGTCAGATGCAACCCTCAATCCTGGTGGTGTGCGGATAGGCACTGCTGAGATATACAGGCAGGTCGAAAACTTTGATGAGGTAACCGATAGTCTCGTTATAGGTCAGAATTGGAAGGATGATCTTAGAGTAATCCTTTTTGTAATGCTTGAAGAAGGGATTGGCCTTACTGATGAATTAAAGAATAAAATAAAAAAAACTATTCGGCAGAACACAACTCCTCGCCATGTACCAGCGAAGATAATTAAGATAGATGATATTCCTTACACTATAAACCTGAAGAAGGTTGAAATGGCTGTGAGGAATGTTATTCATGGGGAAGAGGTGTTAAACAGGGATGCACTAAAAAATCCTGAGGCGCTTGAGCTATATAAGGATCTTAAAGAGCTTCAGGAGGATTGA
- a CDS encoding acyl-CoA dehydrogenase family protein produces the protein MIDFEIAPLTKEIIKMERDFAQKEIRPHDRYYDEYEHEHDDVKEEIIEKIRQNAAVIQAKMQSGEKPAEGGGITMAMMSEARAWGSAYIGREASRMGLGNAAINAVATPEQRERFGNMFAAMAITEPGCGSDSAAITTTAKLDTETNEWIINGEKIFVTSGHHCDAVVVWATLDRNQGRPAIKSFVVEKFRKGMNIVKREKKLGIRVSDTMAIVFEDCRIPYDNILGSPEIKQKGGFKGVMKTFDMTRPVVGAMALGVAQAALEFTEEKLREEGFTFPYDRNLYELNAVQKTVLDMEANLEAARLLVWKSAAMLDKGERNSLEASCAKAKAGRSATLVTQKCVELLGPLGYSREWLVEKWMRDSKITDLFEGTGQIQMLVIARNILGFSRNQLK, from the coding sequence ATGATTGATTTTGAAATAGCACCACTGACAAAAGAAATCATTAAAATGGAGCGTGATTTTGCCCAGAAAGAGATTAGGCCCCATGATCGCTATTATGATGAATATGAACATGAACACGATGATGTTAAAGAAGAAATAATCGAAAAGATCAGACAAAACGCCGCGGTAATCCAAGCAAAGATGCAATCTGGTGAAAAACCTGCTGAAGGCGGTGGAATAACAATGGCAATGATGAGTGAAGCACGCGCATGGGGGAGTGCTTATATTGGTAGGGAGGCTTCTCGCATGGGACTTGGGAATGCCGCCATTAATGCTGTAGCCACACCTGAACAGAGGGAACGCTTTGGAAATATGTTTGCCGCTATGGCTATTACCGAGCCTGGGTGTGGTTCAGACTCCGCTGCCATCACAACAACTGCAAAACTTGATACAGAAACTAATGAATGGATTATCAATGGAGAAAAAATTTTTGTTACATCAGGACATCACTGCGATGCTGTGGTTGTCTGGGCAACACTTGACCGCAATCAAGGCAGACCAGCTATAAAGAGCTTTGTGGTAGAAAAATTCAGGAAAGGGATGAACATTGTAAAACGCGAAAAAAAACTCGGTATCCGAGTCTCAGATACCATGGCCATTGTGTTTGAGGATTGTCGAATACCCTATGATAATATCCTGGGTAGTCCTGAGATCAAACAAAAGGGTGGATTTAAGGGTGTAATGAAAACCTTTGATATGACACGTCCGGTTGTTGGCGCTATGGCTCTTGGTGTGGCTCAAGCAGCACTGGAATTCACAGAAGAGAAGTTAAGGGAGGAGGGATTTACCTTCCCCTATGATCGCAACCTGTATGAATTAAACGCGGTTCAAAAGACAGTCCTAGACATGGAGGCTAATCTCGAGGCAGCCCGTCTTCTTGTATGGAAATCTGCTGCCATGCTCGACAAGGGAGAGAGGAATAGCCTTGAGGCTTCCTGTGCCAAAGCCAAAGCAGGGCGGTCAGCAACACTTGTAACCCAAAAGTGTGTGGAACTTTTAGGGCCACTGGGCTATTCCCGAGAATGGTTGGTAGAAAAATGGATGAGAGATTCAAAGATAACTGATCTCTTCGAGGGAACAGGACAGATTCAGATGCTGGTTATCGCCCGCAACATACTTGGATTTTCCCGTAATCAACTAAAATAA
- a CDS encoding FliI/YscN family ATPase, whose amino-acid sequence MIRILPHERVDILSKYKDIIEEVDVLQFTGKVERVVGLTIESNGPVVKHGELCKIRLEGNQYLLAEVVGFNKNRIVLMPVGEMNGVIAGADVISVGSSLMVPVGEELLGRIINGIGKPLDGKGDILTKQRYPAQGKTTNPLERTLINEPLSVGIRSIDGFITAGKGQRMGIFSGSGVGKSVLLGMIARNTAADVNVIALIGERGREVRNFVEMELGPEALERSVVVVATSDEPPMLRLRGAFLAHAIAEYFRDQGNDVNLLMDSVTRFALAQREVGLASGEPTATRGYPPSVFSILPKLLERAGTREQGGSITGFYAILVEADDMNEPISDAVRGILDGHIVLDRNLAHKGHYPAIDVLSSISRCMKDVVEPTHLRASNQFREFLAAYRDAEDLINLGAYAKGSNPQVDRAIDMMDEMNSFLRQEIFEKDTYENITSRLKALFTKDKIDISQKEPRTPIPYFTHTTRR is encoded by the coding sequence ATGATTAGAATCCTCCCTCATGAAAGGGTAGATATACTCTCGAAATATAAAGATATAATTGAAGAGGTTGATGTCCTTCAATTTACTGGGAAAGTGGAAAGGGTAGTTGGTCTCACCATTGAGTCTAATGGACCTGTTGTTAAACATGGCGAACTCTGCAAGATAAGGCTTGAAGGGAATCAGTACCTTTTAGCCGAGGTTGTGGGATTCAATAAGAACAGGATTGTCCTGATGCCTGTAGGCGAGATGAATGGGGTTATAGCCGGGGCTGATGTAATCTCAGTAGGATCATCTCTAATGGTTCCAGTAGGTGAAGAACTATTAGGAAGAATCATAAATGGCATTGGCAAACCACTCGATGGAAAGGGAGATATATTAACAAAACAAAGATATCCAGCCCAAGGAAAGACGACAAATCCCTTAGAAAGAACCCTAATAAATGAACCATTATCAGTGGGGATTAGATCAATTGACGGTTTTATTACTGCTGGCAAGGGGCAGAGAATGGGTATCTTCTCTGGTTCTGGAGTTGGGAAATCAGTTCTACTCGGTATGATCGCCAGGAACACTGCTGCTGATGTGAATGTAATTGCCCTTATTGGTGAGCGAGGACGTGAAGTTAGAAATTTTGTTGAGATGGAGCTTGGCCCTGAGGCTTTGGAGCGCTCAGTTGTTGTAGTAGCGACCTCTGATGAGCCTCCAATGCTACGCCTAAGGGGAGCCTTCCTAGCACACGCTATTGCTGAATATTTCAGGGATCAGGGTAATGATGTCAACCTATTGATGGACTCTGTAACCAGGTTCGCCTTGGCCCAAAGAGAGGTCGGATTAGCCTCAGGGGAGCCAACAGCAACCAGGGGATATCCCCCATCAGTTTTCTCTATTCTTCCCAAACTCCTTGAGAGGGCGGGCACGCGGGAACAGGGGGGAAGCATTACTGGGTTTTATGCCATCCTAGTTGAGGCTGATGATATGAATGAACCTATTTCTGATGCTGTCAGGGGAATTCTGGATGGACATATCGTTCTGGATCGAAATCTTGCGCATAAAGGGCATTACCCAGCTATTGATGTTCTTTCCTCCATTTCGAGATGCATGAAAGATGTTGTGGAACCTACTCATCTAAGAGCCTCCAATCAATTTAGAGAGTTCCTAGCCGCATATAGGGATGCTGAAGATCTCATAAATCTTGGGGCCTATGCCAAGGGATCAAATCCTCAGGTTGATAGGGCTATCGATATGATGGATGAGATGAACAGCTTTCTGAGGCAAGAGATATTTGAAAAAGACACCTATGAAAACATTACAAGTCGACTCAAGGCTCTGTTTACAAAAGATAAAATTGACATCTCCCAAAAGGAACCAAGAACCCCGATCCCATATTTTACGCATACGACAAGGCGATAA
- a CDS encoding flagellar FliJ family protein has product MKRFEFKLQRLLDLRIAEEKEIQRKLAELISSQNAERLRQEEYRQRVSSERIKFSDKLKNEVYTYNDIMNFQRFKDSSFTIIKSLNERINSYNPEIQRIRDQLNEASKKRKVVEHLRDKRWKEYLIDLNREIIKENDDSNQKLYSRRGTEGEITRRI; this is encoded by the coding sequence ATGAAAAGATTTGAGTTTAAACTCCAAAGGCTTTTAGACTTACGAATTGCTGAAGAGAAAGAAATTCAGAGAAAACTAGCAGAACTTATAAGCAGTCAAAATGCCGAGAGATTGAGACAAGAGGAATATAGACAAAGGGTATCTTCTGAAAGAATAAAATTTAGTGATAAACTCAAGAATGAAGTGTATACCTATAATGATATTATGAATTTTCAAAGATTTAAGGATTCTTCTTTTACGATTATCAAATCCTTAAATGAGAGGATAAATAGCTATAATCCTGAGATACAAAGGATAAGGGATCAACTCAATGAGGCATCGAAGAAACGAAAGGTTGTTGAACATCTTAGAGATAAGAGATGGAAGGAGTATCTCATTGATTTAAATAGAGAGATAATAAAGGAAAATGATGATTCCAATCAAAAGCTATATTCAAGAAGAGGGACTGAGGGTGAAATAACAAGGAGGATCTAA
- a CDS encoding SDR family oxidoreductase: MGLDGKVAIVTASAGAGIGQAIVRRLAQDGANIVVVDTHERRTKEVTESLKSDGHKAIGVICDVSKSDQVENMTKETLEAFGRIDILVNNAGREVLAPIVETTEENWDLVINVCLKGTFLCTKSVLPTMISQKGGNIVNIASVDGYVGSPVGECSYCSAKAGIMAFTRVTAAEYAQHGVRANCLAPGFVPNPFLERIYSPEMLDAMAKMSVLGRGAKPEEMASIVAFLVSEDSSYLTGEVISASGGLYWRP, encoded by the coding sequence ATGGGATTAGATGGAAAGGTGGCAATTGTAACAGCATCGGCTGGGGCGGGTATCGGCCAAGCGATTGTCCGAAGATTGGCACAGGATGGCGCTAACATTGTAGTTGTCGATACACATGAAAGGAGGACAAAGGAGGTTACTGAGTCTCTTAAGTCAGATGGGCATAAGGCAATAGGCGTTATTTGTGATGTGTCTAAAAGCGATCAGGTAGAAAATATGACTAAAGAGACATTAGAAGCTTTTGGGAGAATTGATATTTTGGTAAATAATGCGGGTAGGGAAGTGCTTGCCCCGATTGTAGAGACCACAGAGGAGAATTGGGATTTAGTTATAAATGTTTGCCTAAAGGGGACATTCTTATGCACAAAATCTGTACTCCCAACTATGATTAGCCAAAAGGGCGGAAATATCGTTAATATCGCCTCTGTTGATGGTTATGTCGGTTCTCCAGTGGGCGAATGCTCATACTGTTCAGCTAAGGCAGGTATTATGGCTTTTACTAGGGTTACGGCTGCAGAGTATGCTCAGCATGGTGTACGAGCAAATTGTCTTGCCCCGGGCTTTGTCCCCAATCCATTTCTTGAGAGGATATATTCCCCTGAAATGCTCGATGCAATGGCAAAGATGAGTGTCTTAGGACGGGGAGCAAAACCTGAAGAGATGGCAAGCATCGTAGCATTCCTGGTTTCTGAGGATTCAAGTTATTTAACCGGAGAAGTAATTAGCGCTAGCGGAGGTTTATACTGGAGGCCATAA
- a CDS encoding lytic transglycosylase domain-containing protein, whose protein sequence is MTEGMNIVLNRITEIRKKFISMRHNIADNITKSQRFDNKAKENFQIKQTNNDTSIPEIKKTANEIARINRVPPSLVNAVIEAESGYRPNAVSNKGALGLMQLMPSVIKNIGISNPFDIQENIKGGVTILKGLLEKYDGDYKKALAAYNAGEKAVDDNNGIPPYKETKEYIQKVINAYLKNAQ, encoded by the coding sequence ATGACAGAGGGAATGAACATTGTATTAAATAGAATAACTGAGATTAGAAAAAAATTTATTTCTATGAGACATAATATTGCCGATAATATCACTAAGTCGCAAAGGTTTGACAATAAGGCAAAAGAAAATTTTCAAATTAAGCAGACAAACAATGATACTTCTATCCCTGAAATCAAGAAGACAGCGAATGAAATTGCTAGAATAAATAGGGTTCCCCCATCCCTTGTCAACGCTGTTATCGAAGCTGAGTCTGGTTACAGACCCAACGCTGTCTCAAATAAAGGGGCACTTGGACTAATGCAACTCATGCCTAGTGTTATTAAGAATATTGGAATATCAAACCCCTTTGACATCCAAGAAAATATAAAGGGTGGAGTAACTATCCTAAAAGGACTTTTAGAAAAATATGATGGGGATTACAAGAAAGCCCTTGCAGCCTACAATGCTGGAGAAAAAGCTGTTGATGACAATAATGGTATTCCGCCATATAAGGAGACTAAGGAGTATATACAAAAGGTAATAAATGCCTATTTGAAAAATGCACAATGA
- a CDS encoding GNAT family N-acetyltransferase, whose protein sequence is MNHIKKATIKDFTTVKELNTHLKIDIKNFYWNSDHYIKSAINEQRCYVIKVKSVIKGAVVLEDGKSENNSKRCLKIGTIVVAPKFRREGLGTRLVEFVKRIAYKDNKRLRVESFYEYGRLHFYKELGFKEDIPGMYEGKPYYVLFFNPRNIPDFPEMKRIGIEDRLEYISYLQTLPVVPSDVTFENIFVFDSPSRQIYLSLMNDNVVVFTKSDEDYSIYPIIGVNKISETVLECLDWLHDKTNNGRFTCVPCNIADDIESRIKDKLNFIKDRDNYDYLYDPKTLIYFNSPGLQKQRQNLKKFLGKNPELKIINPSMIKEVLSFQNHWMINYLARMKRDSLLSDVIIRENEAIRKALTHFIPLDVNIGGIYLDGVLQGFTIVEIFKRTAYVHFEKASRKRGAYQALIHLFGQAVLQEYVDCINREQDLGIPGLRAMKKKYNPINYIEKCDITLR, encoded by the coding sequence ATGAATCATATTAAGAAAGCAACAATTAAGGATTTTACCACTGTCAAGGAGTTGAATACTCATTTAAAAATCGATATTAAGAATTTTTATTGGAATTCAGATCATTATATTAAATCTGCTATTAATGAACAGAGATGTTATGTTATAAAAGTAAAGAGTGTGATCAAGGGCGCAGTTGTTTTAGAAGATGGAAAATCTGAAAACAATAGTAAGCGATGTTTGAAGATTGGTACAATAGTCGTAGCTCCCAAATTCAGAAGAGAGGGATTGGGTACTAGGCTCGTTGAGTTTGTTAAAAGGATTGCCTATAAAGATAATAAAAGATTAAGGGTTGAGTCCTTTTATGAATATGGAAGACTTCACTTCTATAAAGAACTTGGTTTTAAAGAAGACATTCCAGGTATGTATGAGGGGAAGCCTTATTACGTCCTATTCTTTAATCCGAGAAACATCCCTGATTTCCCAGAAATGAAAAGGATTGGTATTGAGGATAGACTGGAATACATTTCATACCTGCAGACACTACCTGTTGTTCCAAGCGATGTTACTTTTGAAAATATATTTGTTTTTGACAGCCCATCAAGACAGATCTATCTCAGTTTAATGAATGACAATGTAGTTGTCTTTACTAAAAGTGATGAAGACTATAGTATATATCCAATAATTGGGGTGAATAAAATATCGGAAACAGTATTGGAGTGCCTTGATTGGTTGCATGATAAGACAAATAACGGCAGGTTTACCTGTGTCCCATGCAATATAGCAGATGACATTGAATCACGGATCAAGGACAAATTAAATTTTATCAAAGATAGAGATAATTATGATTATTTGTATGATCCAAAGACTCTCATTTATTTCAATTCCCCAGGGCTTCAAAAGCAGAGACAAAATCTAAAAAAATTTTTGGGAAAAAATCCTGAGTTAAAAATCATTAATCCATCAATGATCAAGGAGGTTCTTAGCTTTCAGAATCATTGGATGATAAATTACTTGGCAAGAATGAAGAGAGATTCACTCCTTTCTGATGTCATTATTAGAGAAAACGAGGCAATCAGAAAAGCTCTGACACACTTTATTCCACTAGATGTAAATATCGGAGGGATTTATTTGGATGGGGTGTTACAGGGCTTTACAATAGTTGAGATATTTAAAAGAACTGCCTATGTCCATTTTGAAAAAGCATCCAGGAAAAGGGGGGCCTATCAAGCCCTGATACATCTATTTGGTCAAGCAGTGCTGCAGGAATATGTCGATTGTATAAACAGAGAGCAGGATTTGGGCATTCCAGGATTAAGGGCAATGAAAAAAAAATACAATCCAATCAATTATATAGAAAAATGCGATATAACCCTTCGATAA